One genomic window of Agrobacterium vitis includes the following:
- the tnpB gene encoding IS66 family insertion sequence element accessory protein TnpB (TnpB, as the term is used for proteins encoded by IS66 family insertion elements, is considered an accessory protein, since TnpC, encoded by a neighboring gene, is a DDE family transposase.), with translation MFRLGADLKVYLHREPIDFRAGINSLAVLVQETMELDPFAPAVFAFCNRRHDRMKLLFFDRSGFVMVLKRLTEDRFRWPRRETTVVTLTTEQLHWILDGIDIDAMVRHPVRQYQIAG, from the coding sequence ATGTTCAGACTGGGCGCTGATCTCAAGGTCTACCTGCACCGTGAACCGATCGACTTTCGCGCCGGCATCAACAGTCTTGCGGTCCTGGTGCAGGAGACGATGGAACTCGACCCGTTTGCGCCTGCTGTCTTTGCCTTTTGCAATCGCCGCCACGACCGGATGAAGCTGCTGTTCTTCGATCGGTCCGGTTTTGTGATGGTCCTGAAGCGGCTGACCGAGGACCGGTTCCGATGGCCGCGTCGGGAGACGACGGTGGTGACGCTAACGACGGAGCAATTGCACTGGATACTCGACGGCATCGATATCGATGCAATGGTGCGCCATCCGGTTCGGCAATACCAGATCGCCGGCTGA
- the tnpA gene encoding IS66-like element accessory protein TnpA, translated as MSDEGQKLRVRLVGRDGRRRFEPGSKARLVAACLEPGVSISGLALAHRINANLLRKWGKDARDVGGPVASARSAFVPVVAADCSSPVETCSLEMPVACMQDQAASLEKVVHPSGSSKISAYLPNGVKLSLEWGDVDALRAIIGALGHVQTGR; from the coding sequence ATGAGTGACGAAGGGCAAAAACTACGTGTGCGGCTTGTGGGTCGCGATGGGCGACGTCGGTTCGAACCAGGATCAAAGGCGCGACTTGTTGCGGCTTGCCTTGAACCTGGCGTGTCGATATCGGGCCTTGCGCTTGCGCATAGGATCAATGCCAATCTTCTGCGCAAGTGGGGCAAGGATGCCAGGGATGTCGGGGGCCCTGTGGCGTCGGCACGATCGGCCTTTGTCCCGGTCGTGGCGGCAGACTGCAGCTCGCCTGTTGAGACCTGCTCGCTGGAGATGCCGGTCGCGTGCATGCAAGATCAAGCTGCATCACTGGAAAAAGTCGTCCACCCGTCAGGTTCTTCCAAAATCAGCGCATATCTACCGAATGGCGTGAAGCTCTCGCTGGAGTGGGGTGATGTCGATGCGCTTAGGGCGATCATCGGGGCGCTTGGCCATGTTCAGACTGGGCGCTGA
- a CDS encoding diguanylate cyclase domain-containing protein: MRLTGSVPRGNQQFLVIAPETGPDAAKMLGERMRQRIFLEAIVLPDGRSINTTASFGVASLSLNNDRGDLLQRTDDALYAAKSNGRNQVYLA, encoded by the coding sequence ATGCGCCTAACCGGCTCAGTTCCGCGTGGAAACCAACAGTTCCTGGTCATTGCGCCGGAAACGGGGCCTGACGCGGCGAAGATGCTTGGCGAGCGAATGCGGCAGCGCATCTTTCTGGAAGCAATCGTCTTGCCCGACGGCAGATCGATTAACACGACGGCAAGTTTTGGGGTCGCATCGCTTTCACTCAATAATGATAGGGGTGACCTGCTTCAGAGAACGGATGATGCTCTTTATGCTGCAAAGTCCAATGGAAGAAATCAAGTCTATCTCGCTTGA
- a CDS encoding IS110 family transposase, with product MAEHRAETHVIGGVDTHKDLHVAAVVDHRDRVLGTESFPTTRHGYRLMLAWMRSFGDLQRVGIECSGSYGAGLLRYMQTAGVEILEVTAPDKLDRRRRGKNDNFDAESAAHAAFARRHTVTPRSRDGMVESLRILRVCRKTAIQARRIALQMIQMTIVCAPDKIRDPLRSMTRMQLIRTLAAGRPDLTAYRQVEEAYRISLKSLARRYLELHDEIADLDDMIEAIVKDLAPELLAQTAIGVNSAAQLLLTAGDNSDRLKSEASFAALCGVSPVPASSGKTVRHRLNRGGDRAANSAIHIIAIGRLRLDARTQDYVARRIAAGKSKLEAIRCLKRYIAREVFAIIMRRHREINQSQIAA from the coding sequence ATGGCTGAACACCGAGCAGAAACTCACGTCATTGGTGGCGTCGATACACACAAGGACTTGCATGTCGCGGCAGTCGTTGATCATCGCGACCGCGTTCTCGGTACCGAGAGCTTCCCGACAACCCGACACGGCTATCGCTTGATGCTGGCTTGGATGCGATCGTTCGGGGATCTCCAGCGGGTCGGGATCGAATGCTCTGGCAGCTACGGCGCGGGGTTGCTGCGCTACATGCAAACCGCAGGTGTCGAGATTCTGGAGGTCACCGCACCTGACAAACTCGACCGCCGCCGGCGCGGCAAGAATGACAACTTCGACGCAGAAAGTGCGGCCCACGCAGCCTTTGCGAGACGGCACACCGTAACGCCACGCAGCAGGGACGGCATGGTAGAAAGTTTACGCATCCTAAGGGTTTGCCGCAAAACCGCTATTCAGGCGCGCCGTATTGCCCTGCAGATGATCCAGATGACCATCGTCTGCGCACCGGACAAAATCCGCGATCCGCTGCGCAGCATGACGCGGATGCAATTGATCCGTACGCTCGCAGCCGGCAGACCTGACCTCACTGCGTATCGCCAGGTCGAGGAAGCCTACCGCATCTCTCTCAAGTCTCTGGCGCGGCGTTATCTCGAACTCCATGACGAGATCGCCGATCTCGACGACATGATTGAGGCCATCGTCAAGGATCTCGCTCCTGAACTACTTGCTCAAACCGCAATCGGCGTGAACAGTGCGGCGCAGTTGCTTCTCACGGCGGGCGATAACTCCGACCGGTTGAAGTCCGAGGCGAGCTTCGCCGCATTGTGCGGCGTCAGCCCCGTCCCCGCTTCTTCCGGAAAAACGGTTCGGCACAGGTTGAACAGGGGTGGGGATCGCGCAGCAAACAGTGCCATCCACATCATCGCCATTGGGAGGCTTCGATTGGATGCACGCACGCAGGACTACGTCGCCCGACGGATCGCAGCCGGAAAATCGAAGCTCGAGGCAATTCGCTGCCTCAAACGCTACATCGCCCGCGAAGTCTTCGCCATCATCATGCGGCGGCACAGGGAAATCAACCAAAGCCAAATCGCGGCTTGA
- a CDS encoding site-specific integrase: protein MTHIIEQNSEIHLKESPVPSLSTAAGGDVCTPQVPHDSPLPSPVGVDQTPAHLNSLASRARDYVEAARSANTRKAYASDWKHFSAWCRRLNLAPLPPDPQTVGLYITACASSNAVGTPTRGTKTNAVSTVERRLSSLSWNYAQRGLTLDRKNRHIATVMAGIRNSHARPPVQKEAVLAEDIIAMIETLDRGTLRGLRDRAMLLIGYAGGLRRSEIVGLDIKADQTEDGRGWIEIFDKGILVTLRGKTGWREVEIGRGSSGATCPVVAVESWITFARLAHGPLFRRVTGQGKSIGPNRLNDKEVARLVKRAAMAAGVRGDLSEIERAFKFSGHSLRAGLASSAEVDERYIQKQLGHASAEMTRRYQRRRDRFRVNLTKAAGL from the coding sequence ATGACCCACATCATCGAGCAGAACAGCGAAATTCACCTCAAGGAGAGCCCTGTGCCGTCTCTCAGCACGGCGGCTGGGGGGGATGTTTGCACGCCGCAGGTGCCGCACGACAGCCCCCTCCCCTCTCCTGTTGGTGTGGACCAGACACCGGCCCATCTCAACAGCCTGGCGAGCCGCGCCCGCGATTATGTGGAGGCGGCACGTTCTGCCAACACGCGTAAAGCCTACGCCTCCGATTGGAAGCATTTTTCCGCGTGGTGCCGGCGTTTGAATTTAGCCCCCCTCCCCCCGGACCCGCAGACCGTTGGCCTCTATATCACCGCCTGCGCCTCAAGCAATGCCGTTGGAACACCGACGCGTGGCACCAAGACAAACGCGGTTTCGACCGTTGAGCGTCGCCTCTCCTCATTGTCTTGGAACTACGCGCAGCGCGGACTCACGCTCGATCGCAAGAATCGGCATATCGCCACCGTCATGGCTGGTATTCGAAACAGCCACGCCCGGCCGCCCGTGCAGAAGGAAGCGGTGCTGGCCGAGGATATCATTGCCATGATCGAGACACTCGATCGGGGAACGCTGAGAGGTTTGCGCGATCGGGCCATGCTGCTAATCGGTTATGCCGGTGGTCTGCGGCGGTCCGAGATTGTCGGTCTCGACATCAAGGCTGACCAAACCGAAGACGGGCGCGGCTGGATTGAAATATTCGACAAAGGCATTCTCGTCACCCTGCGCGGCAAGACCGGGTGGCGCGAGGTCGAAATCGGCCGAGGATCCTCCGGCGCCACCTGCCCGGTGGTCGCTGTCGAAAGCTGGATCACCTTTGCCAGACTTGCCCATGGCCCCCTCTTCCGCCGCGTTACCGGGCAAGGCAAGTCCATTGGGCCAAACCGTTTGAACGATAAGGAAGTGGCAAGGCTGGTGAAACGGGCTGCCATGGCTGCCGGGGTTCGTGGCGATCTCAGCGAGATTGAACGCGCCTTCAAATTCTCCGGCCATTCCCTGCGCGCCGGTCTCGCCTCCTCCGCCGAAGTCGACGAACGCTATATCCAGAAGCAACTCGGTCATGCCTCAGCCGAGATGACCCGCAGGTACCAGCGGAGAAGGGATCGTTTCAGGGTCAATTTGACCAAAGCCGCGGGGCTTTAA
- a CDS encoding GGDEF domain-containing protein, producing the protein MILNHQFGNRKNSFDLDAAAALDEAWDLACKGRSVRAFSLANSVLASAEQRGDQGLIAGSSQQCAWYCFQLGETETGLVYVEKAISLWKSLEEPVLEAQALSIGAWLHLELDNLEQAVEFAAEALNIADQSGNLRSRSLAINVIGVIFWMTRQPSLAVDYCSRAVELAREAYDITFECWWLINLGGAHAEDAYLAQEADNQKFETSISSAIDITKQALSLAQSLKDAWAERLCIANLAEYFNAVEAFSAAEMLLERYRDIPGDDYVRGEGHYLVTLGSTLVSLKRYEEALVPLEQAHLLAGENFNLETLMHACLSLSKAHEYLGAFESALDFHKKYHKLHQQFTAERIQQNARMAEIRYETKKLKAMLDTEAERSAEIARSLEALQQQTNVLTEAANTDPLTGLSNRRHLETIISDINTQSASYALAILDVDHFKKINDTFSHIIGDRVLVQIGTLVKVVVRETDIAVRFGGEEFVILMTDLTPAHAERVSERLRMTITNFDWSEIADGLNVSVSIGVAMSDDAVDAEAVLQLADRRLYWAKQTGRNRVVCFLPSGNRFEQTTSAITD; encoded by the coding sequence ATGATATTGAACCACCAGTTTGGCAATCGGAAAAATAGTTTTGATTTGGACGCTGCAGCCGCGCTGGATGAAGCATGGGACCTCGCTTGCAAGGGGCGTTCCGTTCGCGCATTTTCTTTAGCAAATTCAGTTTTGGCTTCGGCAGAACAGCGCGGTGATCAAGGTCTTATAGCGGGCAGTTCTCAGCAGTGTGCCTGGTATTGCTTTCAACTTGGTGAGACAGAGACGGGGCTAGTATACGTAGAGAAAGCAATTTCTCTGTGGAAGTCCCTTGAAGAGCCAGTGCTTGAGGCACAAGCTCTTAGTATCGGTGCTTGGCTGCATCTGGAACTCGATAATCTAGAGCAGGCTGTCGAGTTTGCCGCAGAAGCACTCAACATTGCCGACCAAAGCGGTAATCTCCGATCTCGGTCTTTGGCTATAAATGTGATTGGCGTGATATTCTGGATGACGCGTCAACCATCTCTCGCTGTTGACTATTGCAGTCGTGCCGTGGAGCTAGCCCGAGAGGCATACGATATTACATTCGAATGTTGGTGGTTGATTAATCTCGGTGGAGCGCATGCAGAGGATGCTTATCTCGCTCAGGAAGCCGATAATCAAAAATTCGAAACGTCGATTAGCAGCGCAATAGATATTACGAAACAAGCGCTCAGCCTCGCTCAATCACTTAAAGACGCCTGGGCCGAGAGGTTGTGTATCGCAAATTTAGCAGAGTATTTTAATGCGGTTGAGGCTTTTTCCGCCGCCGAAATGTTATTGGAGCGGTACCGTGACATTCCGGGAGACGATTATGTCCGCGGTGAGGGGCATTATCTGGTTACACTGGGAAGCACGCTCGTTTCGTTAAAGCGCTACGAAGAGGCATTGGTGCCACTTGAGCAGGCCCACTTGCTTGCCGGGGAAAATTTCAATCTTGAGACCTTAATGCATGCCTGTCTGTCTCTTTCAAAGGCTCATGAGTATCTTGGAGCATTCGAGTCTGCGCTGGATTTTCATAAAAAGTATCACAAGCTCCATCAGCAGTTCACTGCGGAGCGGATCCAGCAAAATGCCCGTATGGCGGAGATCCGTTATGAAACGAAAAAACTCAAAGCAATGCTTGATACAGAGGCAGAGCGCTCTGCAGAAATTGCCCGGTCATTAGAGGCCCTTCAGCAGCAAACCAATGTCCTGACCGAAGCGGCGAATACGGACCCGCTGACAGGGCTTTCCAATCGGCGGCATTTGGAGACGATAATATCTGACATTAATACTCAAAGCGCGAGTTATGCGCTGGCGATCCTTGATGTCGATCACTTCAAGAAAATCAATGATACGTTTTCCCATATTATTGGTGATCGTGTGCTTGTGCAAATCGGGACACTGGTCAAAGTTGTTGTTCGTGAAACAGATATCGCAGTTCGCTTCGGTGGCGAAGAGTTCGTCATACTTATGACGGACCTAACACCCGCCCACGCGGAAAGGGTTTCCGAAAGACTGCGAATGACAATTACCAACTTTGACTGGTCCGAAATTGCCGATGGGCTGAATGTGTCCGTCAGTATCGGAGTGGCAATGTCAGACGATGCAGTCGACGCCGAAGCGGTTTTGCAACTGGCGGATCGGCGCCTTTATTGGGCAAAGCAGACCGGTAGAAATAGAGTTGTTTGTTTTCTGCCGTCTGGAAATCGGTTTGAACAAACGACCAGCGCGATTACGGATTGA
- a CDS encoding flavin-containing monooxygenase — protein MPVEKIHALVVGAGQAGIAMSEHLTRNNVAHLVLEKGRIAERWRSMRWDSLVANGPAWHDRFPNLTFPGNADAFVPKEGVADYFEAYAKKYNAPIRSGTEVTQVERLGGRPGFRVETANGVIEARYVVVATGPFQLPNIPPIVPPTANINQIHSSEYRNPHQLGEGAVLVIGAGSSGVQIAEELMRVGRKTYLSVGPHDRPPRTYRGYDCAWWLGVLGKWDAQVQELKTSNHVTVAVSGARGGETIDFRRLAAQGMVLVGMTENFKNSKLSFAEDLANNLDRGDQTYLSLLDEADAFVALNGLNLPQEPEARILGPTADCITNPILELDLTAAGITTIIWATGFRSDYSWLKVKAFDEAGRPRHHRGVSSERGLYFLGLPGLSGRASSFIWGVWHDAKHLADHITIQDNYLAYMPQA, from the coding sequence ATGCCTGTCGAAAAAATACATGCACTCGTCGTCGGCGCTGGCCAGGCGGGCATCGCTATGAGTGAGCATCTGACCAGGAACAATGTGGCACACCTTGTCCTTGAAAAAGGGAGGATAGCAGAGCGCTGGCGTTCCATGCGTTGGGATTCTCTGGTCGCCAATGGTCCGGCTTGGCACGATCGTTTTCCAAACCTGACGTTTCCCGGCAATGCCGATGCGTTTGTTCCCAAAGAAGGCGTTGCTGACTATTTTGAGGCCTATGCAAAAAAATACAACGCACCAATACGCAGTGGAACCGAGGTAACTCAAGTCGAGCGTCTAGGCGGTCGCCCGGGTTTCCGCGTGGAGACAGCTAACGGAGTGATCGAAGCACGCTACGTCGTTGTGGCGACCGGTCCGTTCCAGTTGCCGAATATCCCGCCAATCGTTCCGCCAACCGCCAATATCAATCAAATACATTCCAGCGAATACCGCAATCCTCACCAGCTCGGGGAGGGGGCCGTTCTCGTGATTGGCGCTGGCTCGTCGGGAGTGCAGATTGCGGAGGAACTCATGCGAGTGGGCCGCAAAACTTATCTCTCGGTTGGTCCGCATGATCGTCCTCCACGCACCTATCGCGGGTATGACTGCGCCTGGTGGCTTGGTGTTCTCGGCAAATGGGATGCCCAGGTGCAGGAATTGAAGACAAGCAACCATGTTACGGTCGCTGTCAGTGGTGCGCGAGGCGGAGAAACTATCGACTTCCGTCGGCTTGCAGCACAAGGAATGGTTCTGGTTGGCATGACCGAAAATTTTAAGAACAGCAAATTATCCTTCGCTGAAGACCTTGCCAACAATCTCGATCGTGGTGACCAGACCTATCTATCACTGCTCGACGAGGCGGATGCTTTCGTTGCATTGAACGGTCTCAACCTTCCGCAAGAGCCGGAAGCCCGCATTCTTGGTCCAACGGCCGATTGTATTACTAATCCTATTCTCGAACTGGATCTTACCGCGGCAGGCATCACCACCATCATCTGGGCCACCGGCTTCAGGTCCGACTATAGCTGGTTGAAAGTGAAGGCCTTCGACGAAGCGGGTCGCCCTAGACATCATCGAGGCGTCTCTTCTGAGAGAGGCCTCTACTTCCTCGGTCTTCCCGGACTTTCCGGGCGCGCCTCCAGTTTCATCTGGGGCGTCTGGCATGATGCCAAGCACTTGGCCGATCACATCACCATT